Genomic segment of Sulfitobacter faviae:
GATCGAAGGAATGCTCGGGTGGCAGAGCCGGTCGGGCCCGAGGGTGGGCAGCCCATGGTGCCGATAGAGCAGGATGCGATTAGAGTTGGTCGTTTGATAGGCGACCCCCGGTTCGTCGCGGTAGGGGGCGAGACCAATATCGGCATGGGCGATATGGGCGAGCGTGGTGTCGAAACTCTGTTCGCCGTGCCAAGTGATGTTAGGCCGCTTGGGTGGCGTTTCTCGTAAGCGGCCAAGGACATGAATTTGCCAGTGAGGGCGCGCGTCGGCCAGCTGGGTAAGGGCAGGAGTATCAAGGAGGGTCGTCCCCGCACAGACGGCGATGGGCCCTTCGCGGGGCTTGCGGTAAGGGTCAGCAGTACTGACCTGTAATTCCGCGTGGGGGATGCCGATTGGGTCCAGCGTGACGTTGGGGTGATCCGCGAAACGGGCGGCGATATGGGGGCTGGCGGTACTGATGCGGGTGAAGGGGCGGTGGTTTCGTTCGGCCCGCAGAAGCACATCCGGCGCATTCAGCAGGCGAATATCATCTGAAACACGGTAAATGCGCGCAGCCTGCGGGGCATGTTCGGCCAAAAGCGGGCCGAGCAGGACCGGCGGGCCGCTTTCGCATATGACAAGGTCAGCTTGGGCGAGCGGCCCCGCAGGCGGCGGCGCCAGTGATTGATAAAGAGTGGGTAGCTGGATTCGAGCCAGCGGTTGAGCCGCGCGCTTTTGGTTTTGATCGGATGGATGGGCGGTAGGCTGTAGATTGATGTGAGGTCCGGTCCGTGATGGTGAGTGCCGTAGTGCGGCGGGCTGTCGAGGGCGGTCAGACGGACGTCGCCGAAGAGTTTGGAGAGCCAACTATAGCCGATGGTGACATGGGTCATATGCCAACCTTCCGCGCGGAGGTGGTGCGAGACCCAAAGCATGCTCGGGCGGCGTTTCTGGAAGGGGAAATGCCCCGTTAGGAGGACGGCGCGCTTCATGTGGCGATCTGCCTGTTGGGAATGAGTATGACTGCGCCATAAAGAGCGCTGCCGAGGACAAGTTGCGCCGGGAGGGGCAGGGGCGGCAGAAACGCGAAGAGTGCCGTCACGGCGGCCGCCGCGCAGAGCGGCAGGGCGAGGGGCGTCAGGGCTGAAACTGTAAGGCGAAGGCGCGGCAGGGCGCGGGTGAGGTGCCACAGGGCGGTCAGGAATGCGGCGATGCTGATGGATGCGGCCAGTGCCGTGGGGGTGGGCGAAAAGGCGGCGAAGGTGCAGCATAGAGGCAGCAACAACGCCGCGCGTTGCAGCATCAGTCGGGTATGGCCCGCCGCGATGAGGGCTTGGTTGATCGGCATCAACAATGCCGAAAGGAGGCCGAAGCCCGCGAGGGCCGTGAGGATCGGTGCAGCGGAGGCTGCCGGGGTCGGGCCAATGAGCAGAGCCAGCGCCTGCGGCGCCGAGAGGAGGGTGACCCCCCAGACCCAAAGGCTGAGCGTTCCGCTGAGGCGCAGCTGTGATGGCAGCACGGCTGCGCGTTCCGACACCGATAGCTGGCGCAGCTGGGGCAGGGCGAGAAAACGCAGGGGCGAGAGGGTGAGGGCTTCGATCAGGCTTACCATACGGGTGGCGATCTGGAAGGCACCGGCAGCGGGCAGGCCGAAGACGAGCGCCGTGGCAAGTTGCATGAGCGGGAAAAGGGCCGCGTTGAGGAAGTCTCGGGCCGAGATCTCGACGATTAATTCGGTCAACCGTCTCTGATATCGCCATTTCGGAAGGCTTTGGGGGCTCCATCCGGCAAAGTGGCAGGCGAGAATCGTGTTCATCCCGGCATGGGTGAGGGCGAAGGCAGCCAAGGCCCAAGGGCCGCTGCCGGTTGAGAGCATCCAGACGGCCATGGCTGCGGCGACGGACTGGCTTGCTATACTGCGCAAGGCGAGAGCGCGGAGGTGCAGGTCGCGGCGCAGGATGCCTTCGGAGACGGCGCAGAGGCCATGGAGAAACGGGATTGCGCTGAGGGCGATGAGCAGCGGGGCGTCCAGCGCGATGCCGATGCAGACGAAACCCAGCGATAGGGCGCAGCCGCTGGCCAGTGATATTGCGAAAAGCGCGTCTCGTCGGCGCCGGCGGGGGGCGTGGATGATCACGCTTTCCCCGATGCCAGCCGTGTGCAGCCCTTGGGTCAGCCGGATGGGAGCGAAGGCGGTGGCGAAGGCACCAAGCTCGGCCAAAGACAGAAACCGCGCGGCGATGAGGAAAAGCGCGGCGTTGATGCCGACGCGGGACCACTGCAGGGCGAACGACCAGAAACGGGGGCTCATGCGGGCGCTCCCTTCGGGCGTGTCATACCCCGCTGGAGAGGGCGTTCCAAAAGCAGGTGGGTTAGGAGGCCAAAGGACAACGCAAGCATGCATGTCGTGGCGACGTAGACCCAGGCGCCGAAGACGGTCGCGGGCAGGAGTGGCAACAGCAGAAGGGTTGCCGCGCGCAGGGCGAAACGGTGCGACAGGTAAAGGCCATAGGACGCGTCCCCGAGCAATTGCCCCGGGATCGGGCGGGCCGGGCAAAAAAGCGTGCCCGCCGCGACGATCAGCGTGGCGGGAAAACCCGCGGCGAGGAAGCGGGGGAGGGGAAGTGACGCAAGGACAATGAGAAGGGCAAAGCCGAAAGCCAGTGCCGCGGCGCAGAGGATGGGATGGGGGTAGGCCCAACCGCTCGCCCATAGCCGGGCGAGGGCGATGCCGAAGAGAAATTCGAGGATAAGAGGGTTCGTCCAGAAAATGAAGGACGGCGATGTGAAGCGGGCCGATAGCCCGAACGCCGCGAGGCCGATCAACAAGCTCGAAACCGCCAATAGGGGGCGGGGCAGGGCGAGGCAGAGGGCCATGAGAGCATAGAAAAAGACTTCGTAATTGAGGGTCCAACCGAGGGACAGAACCGGTGCAATCCGTCCGTCGGGGCGGGCGTAGGGAAAGAAAGCGTAGGAACTGGCGATCTGGGCAGGATCAAACGGTGTGTCTTTGATGGCCCCAGGTACTAGCAGCAGCGTTATAACCATGAGGGTTGTGAAGAAATAGTATAGCGGGGCGACGCGCAGGAAGCGCCGCCAGAAAAAGGCGAGCGGCTGGCCGATATAGCGCTGCGCGGAGAGGGTGATGACGAAACCGGAAATGACGAAGAAGATGTCGACGCCACGGGTCCAAGGAATGGCATCTCCCGGCAGGGGAAGGGCAAAATAATGTTCCGCCTCGGCCAAGATATGGCCCAGAAGGACCATCAAGGCGGCGAGCCCGCGAAGGGCTTGGAGCCCGGGGAGCCTAGGCGCGTTCATGGCGGGGATGCTTTGCTGCGGCTAAGGGGCCGGGGGCCGACAATAGCCCTATGCGGCCTATCAAACTGTTGGATGGCGCTTTGCGGCGGGACCGAAACAACGGCAGGTTTGGCGTTGGCTTAAGGCGGGGTTGTTGGTTGCACAGTTTTAAAAGGCTCAATGTCAGAACGATTGAAAACAACAGGTTATGATGCATGAGATAAGCGGAGTGGCTGGAGAAGAGCAGCGACGCGCCGATCTGCGCATAGGCGACGGCGAAGGCGATTGAATGCTGCGCTTTGCTGAAAATCCACCGAATCCCAAAACCCACGAGCGCAAGAAAGAGCGCGCCAAAAACGGGCCCGAAATCGACATAGGCGGTGGTGAGAAGCGGAAATTCTCCGCCGCCCAATACATCTTGCAATGCTTCCAAGCGGGGCGCGAGGATATGGGTGAAGTAACCGTTGGTCGCGGTGAGGAACATCATGCCCTGAAGGCTTAAACCGCCCCATGTATGCGGGATCTCGACAGCGAGCGGGGCGAAGCCGTTCCACATGTCATTGACAAGGTAAAAGGCCAATTTTTGTGTCCCGATGTCGAGGGTTGAGCGGTCAAACATCGGATTGGTGATTGCTTCCCGCGCCAGCCAGAGTGCGAGGAAAAGCGCGACTGCAAACAGGCTCCATCCCCATCCGACCAGCCGCCCCCGCATCAGGCAGGCGATGAGATAGCACGACAAGAGCAGTTGCAGGAGCAGCAACCGTTGGCTCATGACAATGGGCAGGATGAAAAGCGCCAGCGTGTTGCCGATTAGGATAGAAAGAAGCAGGCCGCGGATGTGACGGGGCAGGGGGCCAAGACATAAAAGCGCGGTGGCCAGGCAGGCGGTGCCAGGCAGGGCCGCGTAGAAAAGACGCATCCCGGTGAAAAGTTTGTTCTCCAACAACAGGTCGCGGGTGGTCAGGCTGTCGATATAGGCCGCGGCGGCAAGGTGGATCAGCCCGCCCGCTTTGGCCGCCGCTGCCGCGATCCAAAGTGCAGTCACCCCGAGCAGAATTAGGTTCAAGGCAAAGGTCAGATAGGCCGCGTAAGTCAGGTTGATCTGTGCTTTGTCGACCGGCACGCGTCTACGTGAAATACGCGCGGCCATATCCCCCACGGCATATGCGAAAAGGGCCAGCAGCAACCAAGCGGCTCCGGTGGAGGTAAAAGCCGATAGGCTGAGTTCTTCGCGGCGCATGAAGGTTTGCACGAGATCGAGGCGGTCAAGGTGGGCGAGCGTCAGGGCGACCCCAGTGCTGGAGAGACCCCAGCAAATCAGGAGCAGCGAGAGGGGGGAGAGCGCCCATCTCATGCGGCGATCCGTGTAGTTCGGGCCGCGCGATACACCGCGATATCGGCAGCGCAAAGCGCCTCGATCCGGGGGCGGAGGCCTGTGGGGATTTCCGTGGGGACCGGAGCCGCATTACGTTGCCAAAGGGGGAAGGGGCTGCCGGTATAGTGTTGTAATCGTTTTGTAAAAACATGCGGCTGACTTAGGTCGCCTACGATATCGAAACGCTTGAGGGCCGCGATGGCGCGGGCGATAAGGGGGGCGGGATCCTGCCCCGGCTGCAAGTTTTGTCCGGCGAAATAGAAG
This window contains:
- a CDS encoding oligosaccharide flippase family protein; translation: MSPRFWSFALQWSRVGINAALFLIAARFLSLAELGAFATAFAPIRLTQGLHTAGIGESVIIHAPRRRRRDALFAISLASGCALSLGFVCIGIALDAPLLIALSAIPFLHGLCAVSEGILRRDLHLRALALRSIASQSVAAAMAVWMLSTGSGPWALAAFALTHAGMNTILACHFAGWSPQSLPKWRYQRRLTELIVEISARDFLNAALFPLMQLATALVFGLPAAGAFQIATRMVSLIEALTLSPLRFLALPQLRQLSVSERAAVLPSQLRLSGTLSLWVWGVTLLSAPQALALLIGPTPAASAAPILTALAGFGLLSALLMPINQALIAAGHTRLMLQRAALLLPLCCTFAAFSPTPTALAASISIAAFLTALWHLTRALPRLRLTVSALTPLALPLCAAAAVTALFAFLPPLPLPAQLVLGSALYGAVILIPNRQIAT
- a CDS encoding acyltransferase family protein; protein product: MNAPRLPGLQALRGLAALMVLLGHILAEAEHYFALPLPGDAIPWTRGVDIFFVISGFVITLSAQRYIGQPLAFFWRRFLRVAPLYYFFTTLMVITLLLVPGAIKDTPFDPAQIASSYAFFPYARPDGRIAPVLSLGWTLNYEVFFYALMALCLALPRPLLAVSSLLIGLAAFGLSARFTSPSFIFWTNPLILEFLFGIALARLWASGWAYPHPILCAAALAFGFALLIVLASLPLPRFLAAGFPATLIVAAGTLFCPARPIPGQLLGDASYGLYLSHRFALRAATLLLLPLLPATVFGAWVYVATTCMLALSFGLLTHLLLERPLQRGMTRPKGAPA